From the genome of Hymenobacter cellulosilyticus, one region includes:
- a CDS encoding DUF2314 domain-containing protein produces MSTYQAVVLALLLLPGFETEAWAQQAAPDKPVAPAPIPEAGSVGAAQSMALFDQLIAKPMQEALRTLPQAKKRFQAGLEPGETFYLTTRVVDADGTFEQVFVQVKQWEDTYVQGTIANTLQTVHDYTTGQTLEFTTKAVYDWTIVRADGSEEGNYVGKFLDIQNRLDRLGE; encoded by the coding sequence ATGTCTACTTATCAAGCTGTCGTTCTTGCGCTGCTTCTGCTGCCGGGCTTTGAAACCGAAGCCTGGGCGCAGCAAGCTGCCCCGGATAAACCGGTAGCACCGGCTCCTATTCCCGAGGCGGGCTCAGTAGGCGCGGCTCAGTCTATGGCCTTGTTCGACCAGCTTATTGCCAAGCCTATGCAGGAAGCCCTACGGACCCTGCCCCAGGCCAAGAAGAGGTTCCAAGCCGGCCTCGAGCCGGGTGAAACGTTCTACCTGACAACCCGCGTGGTAGACGCCGACGGCACATTTGAGCAAGTCTTCGTGCAGGTAAAGCAGTGGGAAGACACCTACGTGCAGGGCACCATTGCCAATACTCTGCAGACCGTGCACGACTACACCACCGGCCAGACCCTGGAATTTACGACCAAGGCCGTGTACGATTGGACCATCGTGCGGGCCGATGGCTCGGAGGAGGGCAACTACGTAGGCAAGTTTCTCGACATTCAGAACCGGCTGGACCGGCTGGGCGAGTAA
- a CDS encoding DUF5522 domain-containing protein, with protein MALQPQPLQPGDYYLTPEGFMVFTEQYHLRRGFCCKSGCRHCPWGFSRAGKAAPKTPKQG; from the coding sequence ATGGCACTCCAACCGCAACCCCTGCAGCCGGGCGACTATTATCTTACCCCGGAAGGTTTTATGGTCTTTACTGAACAATATCATTTACGCCGCGGATTTTGCTGTAAAAGCGGCTGTCGGCACTGTCCGTGGGGTTTTTCCCGGGCCGGCAAGGCTGCTCCAAAGACTCCGAAGCAGGGCTAA
- a CDS encoding DUF6745 domain-containing protein: MFSINARGRHLRRPAPAAPEPAAPAAPVPPTPSIASEPTAAYARAAGVVRTTPEEARALLLSGRMPDELIVSGALRLNGEPRLRELPTFLECTHLEVNNCPNLELFPERLRATSVQATRTGIRELTGDWLVRETVNLSDNPRLQRLPERLTAKSLSVANCPQLLHLPATLHLTNWVEVAGSGLTSLPSGLKVNIRWQGTAVDERTAFRPEDLKAVEILNVRNVTRRRVLLERFGLDRFIEEVGGLIIDRDRDAGGERQLLSIPLEDDEPIVALRVKCPSTAHSYVLRVPPHVRTCRRAAAWLAGFENEHDYRPLIET; this comes from the coding sequence ATGTTCAGCATCAACGCCCGGGGTCGCCACCTGCGCCGCCCGGCTCCCGCAGCCCCGGAGCCAGCTGCTCCGGCGGCCCCCGTGCCTCCGACGCCCAGCATTGCCAGTGAGCCGACTGCTGCGTATGCCCGGGCTGCCGGGGTTGTGCGCACCACGCCCGAGGAAGCCCGGGCCCTGCTGCTCTCCGGCCGCATGCCCGACGAGCTGATTGTAAGCGGGGCGCTGCGGCTCAACGGGGAGCCGCGGCTCCGGGAGCTGCCCACGTTTTTGGAATGCACGCATTTGGAGGTAAACAATTGCCCCAACCTGGAGCTGTTTCCCGAGCGGCTCCGGGCCACGAGCGTGCAGGCTACGCGCACCGGCATCCGGGAGCTGACCGGCGACTGGCTGGTGCGGGAAACCGTGAACCTGAGCGACAATCCGCGCCTGCAGCGGCTGCCCGAGCGCCTGACGGCCAAGAGCTTATCCGTAGCCAACTGCCCCCAGCTGCTGCACCTGCCCGCCACCCTGCACCTGACCAACTGGGTGGAAGTAGCCGGTAGTGGTCTGACCAGCCTGCCCAGCGGCCTGAAGGTGAACATTCGCTGGCAGGGCACGGCCGTGGATGAGCGCACCGCCTTCCGCCCCGAAGACCTCAAAGCCGTCGAAATCCTGAACGTGCGCAACGTTACGCGGCGGCGGGTGCTGCTGGAACGCTTCGGCCTCGACCGGTTCATTGAGGAAGTGGGCGGCCTGATTATCGACCGTGACCGGGACGCGGGCGGGGAACGGCAGCTGCTCAGCATTCCGCTCGAAGATGACGAACCCATCGTGGCGTTGCGCGTGAAGTGCCCCTCCACAGCCCACTCCTACGTGCTACGGGTGCCGCCCCACGTGCGCACCTGCCGCCGGGCCGCCGCCTGGTTGGCCGGCTTCGAAAACGAGCACGACTATCGGCCCCTTATCGAAACCTAG
- the rocD gene encoding ornithine--oxo-acid transaminase, protein MHATPTQSAPTTSRSQELMALEDRYGAHNYHPLPVVLSRGEGVHVWDVDGKQYFDFLSAYSAVNQGHCHPRIVGAMVEQAQKLTLTSRAFFNDQLGPAEKQLCELFGYDKALLMNSGAEAVETALKLARKWGYQEKGIAPNQARILVAEHNFHGRTTGIISFSTDADSTGGFGPYMPGYQVVPYDDLAALEEALKDPHVCGFLVEPIQGEAGVMVPADGYLAHAHALCKQHNVLFIADEIQTGLGRTGELLAVCYEGVHADILILGKALSGGTMPVSAVLASDAIMLTIQPGQHGSTFGGNPLACVVLRAALDVLHDEHLISNSKVQGEVFRERMRRVMAKRPEVVELVRGKGLLNAVVIKPAADGRTAWDVCVSLMERGLLAKPTHGDIIRFAPPLVITEEQMHEACDIIEEVILAF, encoded by the coding sequence ATGCACGCTACCCCCACCCAATCCGCCCCCACGACCAGCCGCAGCCAGGAGCTGATGGCCCTCGAAGACCGTTACGGAGCCCACAATTACCACCCCTTGCCCGTGGTGCTAAGCCGGGGAGAAGGCGTGCACGTGTGGGATGTCGACGGCAAGCAGTATTTCGACTTTCTCTCGGCTTACTCAGCTGTAAACCAGGGACATTGCCACCCGCGTATTGTGGGTGCCATGGTAGAGCAGGCCCAGAAGCTGACCCTGACCTCGCGCGCCTTTTTCAACGACCAGCTGGGTCCGGCCGAAAAGCAGCTCTGTGAGCTGTTTGGCTACGACAAGGCCCTGCTGATGAACTCGGGCGCCGAAGCCGTAGAAACCGCCCTAAAGCTAGCCCGCAAGTGGGGCTACCAGGAAAAAGGCATAGCGCCCAACCAGGCCCGCATTTTGGTAGCCGAGCACAACTTCCACGGCCGCACCACCGGCATCATTTCCTTCAGCACCGATGCCGACAGCACTGGCGGTTTTGGACCCTACATGCCTGGCTATCAGGTGGTACCCTACGACGACCTGGCCGCCCTGGAAGAAGCCCTGAAGGACCCGCACGTCTGCGGCTTTTTGGTGGAGCCCATTCAGGGCGAGGCCGGCGTAATGGTGCCTGCCGACGGCTATTTGGCCCACGCCCACGCCTTATGCAAGCAGCACAATGTGTTGTTCATTGCCGACGAAATCCAGACCGGACTGGGCCGCACCGGTGAGCTGCTGGCCGTCTGCTACGAAGGCGTGCACGCCGACATCCTGATTCTGGGCAAGGCCTTGTCGGGCGGCACAATGCCGGTGTCGGCGGTGCTGGCCTCGGATGCCATTATGCTCACGATTCAGCCCGGGCAGCACGGCTCCACGTTTGGCGGTAACCCGCTGGCCTGCGTGGTGCTGCGTGCTGCCCTCGACGTATTGCACGACGAGCACCTGATCAGCAATTCCAAGGTCCAGGGCGAAGTATTCCGCGAAAGAATGCGCCGCGTGATGGCCAAACGCCCCGAAGTGGTGGAGCTGGTACGCGGCAAGGGCTTGCTCAACGCGGTGGTTATCAAGCCCGCTGCCGACGGCCGCACCGCCTGGGACGTGTGCGTGAGCCTGATGGAGCGGGGCCTGCTGGCCAAGCCCACCCACGGCGACATTATCCGCTTTGCCCCGCCCTTGGTTATTACCGAGGAGCAGATGCACGAGGCCTGCGACATTATCGAAGAGGTGATTCTGGCTTTCTAA
- the hemB gene encoding porphobilinogen synthase — MAILPTHRPRRNRKSEVIRNMVQETNLTTHDFIYPVFLIEGQNQTLEVSSMPGIHRFTADRLIDEIGQAVELGIKAFAPFPSINDSLKDRLAKESANPEGLYLKTVADIKRQFPDVVIMTDVAMDPYSSDGHDGVVDAESGEILNDASLEVLGQMALAQARAGADIIGPSDMMDGRVAWIRDILDRNAFSHVSIMSYTAKYASAFYGPFRDALDSAPKKGDKKSYQMNPANKREALRELALDEQEGADMVMVKPALSYLDVIHVVKEKTHLPVTAYNVSGEYAMIKAAARNGWVDGEKTMMEVLLSIKRAGADAILTYFAKEAAEVLRRG; from the coding sequence ATGGCCATTCTCCCCACACACCGCCCTCGGCGCAACCGCAAGTCTGAAGTCATCCGCAACATGGTGCAGGAAACCAACCTGACCACCCACGACTTCATCTACCCGGTTTTCCTGATTGAGGGCCAAAATCAAACGCTGGAAGTAAGCTCGATGCCGGGCATTCACCGCTTCACCGCCGACCGCCTAATCGACGAAATCGGGCAGGCCGTGGAGCTGGGTATCAAGGCCTTTGCTCCCTTTCCCAGCATCAACGACTCCCTGAAAGACCGCCTGGCTAAGGAATCGGCCAACCCCGAGGGCCTCTACCTGAAAACCGTGGCCGACATCAAACGGCAGTTCCCCGACGTGGTGATTATGACCGACGTGGCCATGGACCCCTACTCCAGCGACGGGCACGACGGCGTGGTAGATGCCGAATCGGGCGAAATCCTCAACGACGCTTCCCTGGAAGTGCTGGGTCAGATGGCCCTGGCCCAGGCCCGCGCTGGCGCCGACATCATCGGCCCTTCGGACATGATGGATGGCCGCGTAGCCTGGATACGGGATATCCTGGACCGCAACGCCTTCAGCCACGTGAGCATCATGAGCTACACGGCCAAGTACGCCTCGGCTTTCTACGGCCCCTTCCGCGACGCTCTGGACTCGGCCCCCAAGAAAGGCGACAAGAAAAGCTACCAGATGAACCCGGCCAACAAGCGCGAGGCCCTACGCGAGTTGGCCCTCGACGAGCAGGAAGGCGCCGACATGGTAATGGTGAAGCCTGCTCTGAGCTACCTTGACGTGATTCACGTGGTAAAGGAAAAAACCCACCTGCCCGTTACGGCCTACAACGTCTCGGGCGAGTACGCCATGATTAAGGCCGCCGCCCGCAACGGCTGGGTTGACGGGGAGAAAACCATGATGGAAGTGCTGCTCAGCATCAAGCGGGCCGGCGCCGACGCCATCCTGACCTATTTTGCTAAGGAAGCGGCCGAAGTGCTGCGCCGCGGCTAA
- a CDS encoding vWA domain-containing protein has protein sequence MQITQQPTSPVLLENLADSTSLLLSFREDVPNPQRRPLNVALVIDRSGSMAGAPLKHALKAAADFVDRLTAEDRLSVVVYDDVVNTLLDATLVTDKEAIKALLKSVRAGGITNLSGGWLRGCELVAKHKTDKHVNRVLLLTDGQANHGITNSEVLIATAGKKAEEGITTTTLGFGAHFEEDLLIGMARAAGGNFYFIQSLDDAADVFGIELDSLKAIAAQNLTVTLTPIGQAQIADVLSLARVEPQDGGRLVLQLGDVHENEDKLLGLQLRLPALPTGSHQLLHVAYRADAIRAGSIEAIAGEHIVQITAGSIEAVAAATDGGVTMDLARLRIARDKEHAVDMADAGQYAEAEALLKQLVADLTAKGLHEHFEIAEEIDQINHYAQRIASRHLDNESRKELRDQAFQGRRARVDLSGRGVSVDQAAHALPVVTEAGSGVELVCFREGGKLRVRVLSPGYDDLNIQFPRAIRAEGAHYIVEELERSTDGTFYRAKGNITRLVRPGETDPLAGGHYGGSSRSRSTSSASSRPAKPATTLADLEETDTIGSGVLIQCVKDGSKLRARVVSDGFDPNWNMRFPRGIRDESTLFVVEQVNTAPDGKSYIASGDIKKFVQAT, from the coding sequence ATGCAGATTACCCAGCAGCCTACCAGTCCGGTGCTCCTCGAAAACCTGGCCGACTCGACCAGCCTCCTGTTGAGCTTTCGGGAAGATGTTCCCAATCCGCAGCGCCGGCCGCTAAACGTAGCCCTGGTAATTGACCGCAGCGGCAGCATGGCCGGTGCCCCGTTGAAGCACGCCCTGAAAGCCGCCGCCGACTTCGTGGACCGCCTCACGGCCGAAGACCGGCTGAGCGTGGTAGTGTACGACGACGTGGTAAATACCCTGCTGGACGCCACGCTGGTCACCGACAAAGAAGCCATTAAGGCCCTGCTCAAAAGCGTGCGGGCCGGGGGTATTACCAACCTGAGCGGGGGCTGGCTGCGGGGCTGCGAGCTGGTAGCCAAGCACAAAACCGACAAGCACGTGAACCGCGTGCTGCTGCTCACCGACGGGCAGGCCAACCACGGCATCACCAACTCCGAAGTGCTGATAGCCACGGCCGGCAAAAAAGCCGAAGAGGGCATTACTACCACAACCTTGGGCTTCGGTGCCCACTTTGAGGAAGATCTGCTTATCGGTATGGCCCGCGCTGCCGGGGGCAACTTCTACTTTATTCAGTCCCTGGATGACGCGGCCGACGTGTTCGGCATCGAGCTGGATAGCCTCAAGGCCATTGCCGCCCAAAACTTGACAGTGACCCTCACCCCCATTGGTCAGGCCCAAATAGCGGATGTGCTGAGCCTGGCCCGGGTGGAGCCCCAGGATGGCGGCCGCCTGGTGCTGCAGCTCGGCGACGTGCACGAGAACGAAGACAAACTGCTGGGCCTGCAATTGCGCCTGCCAGCCCTGCCTACCGGCAGCCACCAGCTGCTGCACGTGGCCTACCGCGCCGACGCCATCCGGGCGGGCAGCATCGAGGCCATTGCCGGGGAGCACATTGTACAGATTACGGCCGGCAGCATCGAGGCCGTAGCCGCCGCCACCGACGGGGGCGTCACGATGGACTTGGCCCGCCTGCGCATTGCCCGCGACAAGGAGCACGCCGTGGATATGGCCGATGCCGGGCAGTACGCGGAAGCCGAGGCCCTACTCAAGCAACTGGTAGCCGACCTGACGGCCAAGGGCTTGCACGAGCACTTCGAAATTGCCGAGGAAATCGACCAGATCAACCACTACGCCCAGCGCATTGCCAGCCGCCACCTCGACAACGAGAGCCGCAAGGAGCTGCGCGACCAAGCCTTCCAGGGCCGCCGGGCCCGCGTCGACTTATCGGGCCGGGGTGTAAGCGTCGATCAGGCGGCCCATGCCCTGCCTGTAGTAACGGAGGCCGGCTCCGGCGTGGAGCTCGTCTGCTTCCGGGAAGGCGGCAAACTGCGCGTGCGGGTGTTGTCGCCGGGCTACGACGACTTAAACATCCAGTTTCCGCGGGCCATTCGGGCCGAGGGCGCGCACTACATTGTGGAGGAGCTGGAGCGCAGTACGGATGGCACTTTCTACCGGGCCAAGGGCAATATTACCCGCCTCGTGCGGCCGGGCGAAACCGACCCGCTGGCTGGCGGCCATTACGGTGGCTCGTCGCGCAGCCGCAGCACCAGCAGCGCCAGTTCCCGCCCGGCCAAGCCGGCTACGACCCTGGCCGATTTGGAAGAAACCGACACCATTGGCTCGGGCGTCCTGATTCAGTGCGTGAAAGACGGCAGCAAGCTGCGCGCCCGCGTGGTGAGCGACGGATTTGACCCCAACTGGAACATGCGTTTCCCCCGCGGCATCCGCGACGAAAGCACGCTGTTTGTGGTAGAACAGGTGAATACCGCCCCGGATGGCAAGTCCTACATTGCCAGCGGCGACATTAAGAAGTTTGTGCAAGCTACGTAG
- a CDS encoding LEA type 2 family protein, which yields MKVDLRNNMPITLKVDSFSYVTKVDGTELAHGAKDKATVLHGDSVSRLSVPMSVDLSKVKDKIKTSQQDCVDVQMVMTLFTTLPVAGSQKIPVEVTKRVYVPKMPKIEVADVDIEDLGLKNGEATVTLKITNYNPFPFTIRQVKYNFSISDDMQVQGVEEKDVSFREKGTEMMPIHVRFEPKGMPKVAFKTLFKAEKTPYKLDGHVVVAAGKNNPKDMTMNFNSNGTLQDLKNIPKKGKE from the coding sequence ATGAAGGTGGATCTGCGCAACAACATGCCCATTACGCTCAAAGTCGACAGCTTCAGCTACGTGACCAAGGTGGATGGCACCGAGCTAGCCCACGGCGCCAAGGACAAGGCTACCGTGCTCCACGGCGACTCGGTCAGCCGCCTGAGCGTGCCCATGTCCGTGGATTTGAGCAAGGTTAAGGACAAGATCAAGACCAGCCAGCAGGACTGCGTCGACGTGCAGATGGTCATGACCCTGTTTACCACCCTACCCGTAGCCGGTTCCCAGAAGATTCCGGTGGAAGTTACCAAGCGCGTGTACGTGCCCAAAATGCCCAAAATCGAGGTGGCTGACGTGGACATTGAAGACCTGGGGCTCAAGAACGGCGAGGCCACCGTGACACTGAAAATTACCAACTACAACCCGTTTCCCTTTACCATCCGGCAGGTGAAATACAACTTCAGCATCAGTGACGATATGCAGGTGCAGGGCGTGGAAGAAAAGGACGTGTCGTTCCGGGAAAAGGGCACCGAGATGATGCCGATTCACGTGCGCTTCGAACCGAAAGGCATGCCCAAAGTGGCCTTTAAAACCCTCTTCAAAGCCGAGAAAACGCCCTACAAACTGGATGGTCACGTGGTGGTAGCGGCCGGCAAAAACAACCCCAAGGACATGACGATGAACTTCAACAGCAACGGCACCCTGCAGGATCTGAAGAACATCCCGAAGAAGGGTAAAGAATAA